The window CCGAAGTCTAGCACGTATCCGGGCAAGTCGGAATACTTCCGATTTGCGCCCTGGTCAGGACCGTCCTCATAAGCGACATGCAGGCCCGGCGCGAACCGGGAACTGCGGTCACGTTGCCCGCACCGCTTCTTTCAGGGCGTGGTTGCCGCCGCGACGAGCGGCTCGTCGAATTCGCGAGCCCAGCCCTCGATCGCGCCGATGACCTGCTCCAGCCTCGCGCCCTCGTTAGTCAGGGCGTAACTGGTCTTCGGTGGCATCGTGGAGATGACGGTCTTCTCGACGAGACCCAGCCGGCAGAGGTGCTCGAGGCGCTGCGCCAACGTCGTGGGATTGCAGCCCCCCGCCGCCCGGCTGAGCTCGTTGAACCCTGCCGGGCCATCGAGCAGACAACGGATGAGATGAAGCGTCCATTTGGTCTGCAGGAGGTCGATCGCGGCGTGCACCGGACAGGGTTTAACTTCGACTGACATCTGCCGTGATTCTACCACAGCGGCGCTAGATTTGTGTTCCCACTCGACATTCCATAACGGTCGGTAGTCGATAGCTGCCCTATGGTGGATCGTCCAGCTCCGGTACCGCCCGAGAAATGAGCGCGGTTCACGGTGGAGCGCCAAGCCACAGCAGGTCGCACGAATTCCTCCTAGAGGAGGTCGGCCACGGCCTCCCTCTCCTCCAGGAGCTCCGCCTCGGTGCGCTTCATGCGCTCACGCACGTCATCCGAAGGTTCCAGGCCTTCGACGACCTCGGCGCGGCCGTTCCGGACCGTCACGGGGAACGAGTAGATGACGCCCTTGCTGATACCGTACTGACCCTGGCTCGGTACGGCCATGCTGACCCAATCGTCGTCGGCGGTTCCGTGTACCCAGTCACGTACGTGATCGATGGCGGCGGCAGCGGCGGAGGCGGCGCTCGACGCTCCGCGAGCTTCGATTATCTCCGCCCCCCGCTTCTGCACCCGGGGGATGAACTCTTCGGTCACCCACTCGCGCGGGACGAGCTCCGCAGCCGGCCTGCCGTCCACCGTGGCGAAGTCGAGGTCGGGTACCTGGGTGCTCGAGTGATTCCCCCAGATGACCATCTTCCTTATGTCGGCCACTCTGGCGCCGGTCTTACCAGCGAGTTGGCTCTTGGCACGGTTGTGGTCGAGCCGCGTCATCGCCGAGAACTGTTCCGGTGCGAGTGAGGGTGCGCTGCTCATGGCAATGAGGGCATTGGTATTCGCTGGGTTCCCCACCACGAGTACCTTCACGTCCCGGGCCGCGTGGTCGTTGAGTGCACGCCCTTGCACCGTGAATATCTTGCCGTTAGCTTCCAGCAGGTCCTTCCGCTCCATCCCCGGACCACGCGGCCGCGAGCCCACCAGCAGCGCCAGCTGCGCGCCACGGAAGGCGACATTGGCGTCATCACTCGTCTCGACACCGTGGAGGAGAGGGAAAGCAGCATCGTTCAACTCCATCACGACTCCTTCGAGGGCTTTCATGGCTGGAGTTATCTCGAGGAGTTGGAGGATGACGGGCTGGTCCTTGCCGAGCATGTCGCCAGCGGCGATCCGGAAGTGGAGGGCGTAGCCTATCTGGCCTGCGGCACCGGTGACCGCCACGCGAACGGGTTGTTTCATGTTGACCTCCGAGGGCTGTTGCCCTTAGCGGTCGCATGGTAACACCCCTCGTTCCGATACCCGTCGACCGTCACGCCCCATAACTGCGGCGTCGGGACGGCCGCAGCCCCTGTCCCCTCTGGTTCAGAGCCCGGGCGGGCGGCAATCACGCGAGCCTGCGAATCGGGGACTGCAACTTTCGCTCGGCGCACGAGTTGTGTGCGCGACTGGTACGGGGAGGAGGAGCCGCGGCCTACTGGCATCGCCATGCTCGCGGACTCCTCGACCAAGCACCCTCCCTGCCGACCAACACGATTGGAACCCTGCTCACTGTTTCACGTGAAACGGCCCCGCTACGCCTCGTAACCGAGCAGTTCCAACAACCGCTGCAGTTCGTCCTCCGAGTGGAAGTGCAGTTCTATCTTGCCCCTCTTGCCCCCTGTGACGCGAACCCGTGTGCCGGCATGGCGCGCGAGCTCCTCCTCCAATGAGCGATACCGGCCGTCGGAAACGTCGCGCGGCCGCTTCCCAGAAGGCCTCCTGAGCGCTTCGGCCTGCCGAACCGTCAGCTGCTTCTCGATGATGGTCTGCAGCGCCCACGCCCGATCGGCTTCGGGTTGGGCGAGGATCGCACGCGCGTGACCTGCGCTTATCTTCCCTGACTCCAAGGCGGCAAGAGCCTGCGGCGGCAGCGAAAGGAGCCGAAGTGAGTTGGCTATAGCGCTGCGGCTCTTCCCAACGGCGCGGCCCACATCCTCCTGGCTGGCGCCGAACTCCAGCAGCTGCTGGAACGCCCGCGCCTCCTCCACCGGATTCAGGTCCTCTCGCTGCAGGTTCTCGACGATTGCGATCTCCAGCGCTGCCTGGTCGTCCAACTCCCGGACCACGACCGGCACCGCCTCGAGTCCGGCCTCTTTTGCAGCCCGGTAGCGCCTCTCCCCCGCCACGATCTCGTAGCCGCCCTCGACCGGCCTAACGAGCAGCGGCTGGAGAACGCCCTTCTCGGCGATCGACGCTGACAACTCGGCGATCGCGGCCGGATCGAACACCTTGCGGGGCTGCCCTGGCGCGGGCCTGATCTGGTCGAGCGGAAGGGTCTGCGGCGCCCTTTCCGCCTTGGGGAGGAGCGCGTCCAGACCCCGGCCCAATCCTCTAGGTTTGGCTGACACGGCGCAGAACCTCCTCGGCAAGCTGAAGATAGGCCTCGGCCCCGGTCGAGCCTGGAGCGTAATCGAAGATCGGCTGGCCGTACGACGGGGCTTCGGCCAAGCGGATACTGCGGGGGATTACGGTCTCGAAAACCTGAGGGCCCAGATGTGCTCGCACGTTGTCCTCGACCTGTTGGGAGAGCTTGGTACGGGTATCGAACATCGTCAGCAGGATCCCCAGGATCGTCAGATCACGGTTGAGACCGCTTTGCACGCGACTCACGGTATCGAGCATCCCGGCGATGCCTTCCAACGCGTAGTACTCGGTCTGAAGCGGAACGATGAGCAAATCGGCAGCAGCGAGCGAGTTGAGTGTCAGCGCACCCATCGACGGCGGGGCATCGACGATTATGAAGTCGTAATTGGGCCTGACCCCTATAAGCGTTCTCGCCAGCAACTGCATGTTCTCGGTCGAGGCGTCGAATTCGACCGCAGCACCGGCCAGGTCGGCGGAGGCGGGGATCACATATAGGCCTTGGTCTCCGTAGTGAAGTACCGCCTGCCGGGCCGGCACCCGCCCCACCAGGACGTCGTAGATCGTCCTCTCCGGAGCGGTTATGCCGAGACCCGAACTAGCGTTGGCCTGCGGATCCAGATCTACCAGGAGGATACGCCGCCGCGCAGCCAGGGCACTGGCGAGATTTACAGCTGTAGTGGTCTTTCCGACGCCCCCTTTCTGGTTGATCACCCCGATGGTGGGCAAGCGGAACCTCCAGACACCAGAACTGCGACCAGCGTACCATGCGTCGAGAGCGGCTCCTCACGGCACTCGTCCACAGCTGAGCCAGTCTGGGCTTCGACTTCGCTCACCTCCTCCCTCCACCCCCCGCCCTTGCGGCTCACGAGCCAAACCTTCTCACCGTGCAAGTGCCGAGTCGAGACGAACACTTCTTTCAGCGTGCCCACCGCTTGCGCGACGATCACCTCTGCACAGGGCGACGACATCTCCAGGACATCCCCCTGCTGAACTGATACGTTCTCCATGCCGAGTTGTGAAACGGCGATGCGGAGGAACGCCGCCCTCCGGCGGCGGCGCTCGACCAGCGTTAACTGATGTCGCGGCAGCCTGAGCGCCATCGGAATGCCGGGTAGACCGACTCCGGAACCGAGGTCGATAACTTGGCAGGGCGCGGGGGAGAGCGACTCGACGAGATCGCCGTAGCGCAACGCCTCCGCTACCATCTTGTCTATATCCGTGACAGCCGCCTCGGACATCAGGTCGAGAGAACGGTGGTACTTCCTGATCAGCCCTACGTATCTTTCGAGTGATTCAGCCAGCGACTGTTTCACGTGAAACACTCTTCCGCTTCACGTGTACCAGCAGGGCGGTGACATCGCTGTCACGGACGCCCCGAAGACGCTGAGCGGCACCTAGCGTAGCGGGTCGGCTTCGCCGAAGCACGTCCCGTCCCTCGTTTGACAGGCTCTGCACGCTGCCATAGTCGATCCCTGTCAGCTCCAAGGCCTCGTACTCCTGACGCTTCTCCAGCTCCCGACGACTGCGCTCTATGTAGGCCGCATACTTCACCAGGATCTCGACGCGCTCCTCCTCCTTGCGGGACAGAGGACCTTCCGGCTCCCCGACCTTCGCCACCACATCTCGGTAGCCCATACCGGGGCGCGAGAGAAGCTTGGCTCCAGACTCACCGCCGACCCGAACCGTCCCCAGCCGCTCGACCTCATGCATCACTCGCGACTGGCTCCGCTGACTAGCGGCCAACCTGTCGTCACCGACCAGGCCCCATTCGTGCCCGCGCGGGAGAAGTCTCTCAGTGGCGTTGTCCTGCCGATGCAACAGACGGTACTCGTTGCGCGAGGTAAGCATCCTGTAGGGCTCGTCTATTCCCCAGCGCACCAGATCGTCGAGCAGGACCCCGATGTAGCCCTCGTCCCGCCGAACGGTCACGGCGCCCAGTCCACGAGCACGGCGGGCAGCGTTGACCCCTGCGATCAAACCCTGCGCCGCCGCCTCCTCGTAACCGCTGGTGCCGTTGATCTGGCCGGCACTGAACAAACCGGGTAAGCGCTTCGACATGAGCGTGACGTCGAGCTGTGTCGGATCGAGCGCGTCGTATTCAACGGCGTAGGCGTAGCGCTGGATGACGGCCTTCTCGAAGCCGGGCAGCGTACGGATCATGTCGTCCTGCAAGACAGGAGGAAGAGAGCTCGAGAAGCCCTGCAGATATACTTCGCTGGTTTCCACCCCATCCGGCTCGACGAACAGCAGATGCCGATCCTTGTCGGCGAAGCGCACTACCTTGTCCTCGATGGATGGACAGTACCTGGGGCCGGTCCCCGCGATGTCACCGCTGTACATCGGCGACTCGGCGAGGTTCTCCTCTATGAGACGATGAGTCTCCCTGGTCGTGTGCGTCAGCCAGGTCGGACTCTCGGTCGCCCGGGGGCCGGGGTTGCCGGTGAAGGAGTTTGCCGGATCGTCGGGCGGAACTACTTGCAGCACCTCGAAGTCGACCGAGTCAGCGCGGATCCGCGGCGGGGTGCCCGTCTTGAAGCGCAACAGGTCGTGCCCCGTCGCCCTAAGGCTCTTCGACAGGTGGCGTGCCGGCGCCTCGCCCTGCCGTCCCGCCTCCCTCCTCATCTTGCCGTACCAGACGACACCCGCCAGGAAGGTTCCAGTGCACAGCACGACGCTGGGTGCGTCGAGTTCACGGCCGTCCGTAAGAGCGCACCCGGCAACCTCACCCCCATCTACCAGGAGCGCCGCGACCTCACCGCGGACGATCTCGATACCGATCGTCGACTCGATCAGTTCCCTCGCGGCCGCTGCATATCCGTCGCGTTCGTTCTGAACTCGCAGAGATTGCACAGCTGGGCCTTTGCTCCCGTTGAGCGTTCGGGCGTGGATCGCGGTGGCGTCGGCGAGCCGACCCATGACGCCGCCCAACGCTTCGATCTCGAAGACGAGTTGCGACTTCCCGGGACCGCCGATCGCGGGATTGCACGGCATCAGGCCGATGCGATCGGGGTTGGGCAGCACGAGAGCGGCAGACCCACCGAGCCGGGCAACAGCGTGTGCTGCCTCTATCCCGGCGTGACCTCCGCCAACCACGATCGCGTCGAATCGCGAACTGCTCACCAATACCCCCATCCGGTAATCGTCAACGACCGGCCGAACGGCTAGTCCGTACCGGACCGGATCGAACGAACCCACAGTATAGCGTCAGAGTCGCTCGAGCCATGAATCGCACACTGGGCAGGGGAGGCCGATGGAGCGCGATTCTCCTCTTCGGAGCGGCCGGCCGGGTCTGTTAAACTGCCCTTCGCCAATGGAGAGGCCCCACCCGCAGTGAGTCGAGAAACAGCCATCTGGGAAGATATCCTGGACTTCGTGCAGGATCAGATTCCGGACGTCGAGTTCCGGACCTGGTTCAAGCAGGTGAAGCCGCTGGGGATAGAGGAGGGCACCTTCATGATAGGCGTGCCCCACTCCTTCGCCAGGGACTGGCTCAAGAACCACTACGGCGGCGTCCTGGAGCAGGCCCTCAAGGACCTCGGCGCCAGCTCTCCACGCGTGGGCTTCCAGGTAGTCCCGTTCCAGACGAACGAACAGCAGAACCTCTTCGCCGGCGACGGCGGAACCGACAAGAGTTCGAACGGGGAAGAGGCGAAGCGGGCCAAGGCACCCAAACCGGTTCTGAATCCGAAGTACGTCTTCAGCAACTTCGTGGTGGGTCCCAACAACAACCTGGCCCACGCGGCGGCACTGGCGGTTGCCGAAGCACCTGGTCGCGCCTACAACCCGCTCTTCCTCTACGGCCAGGCCGGGTTGGGGAAGACTCACCTGATGCACGCGGTCGGCCATTCGGTTGCCGACCGGTTCGCGGATCTCCAGGTCGAGTACGTGACCACCGAGACGTTCACCAACGACCTGATAAGCGCCATCCGCGAGGATCGGATGACGCAGTTCCGTGAGCGCTACCGTTCGATCGACCTGCTGCTCGTGGACGACGTGCAGTTCATCGCCGGCAAGGAGCGTACCCAGGAGGAGTTCTTCCACACTTTCAACGCCCTCTACGAATCAGGCAAGCAGATCATCCTCTCCTCCGACCGTCCGCCCAAAGACATACCCACTCTCGAGAACCGGCTCCGAAGCCGTTTCGAGTGGGGTCTCATCACCGACATACAGCCGCCGGAGCTGGAAACGCGCATCGCCATCCTCAACATGAACGCGGAGTATCGCGGCGTGAAGCTGCCGAACGAGGTAATCGACTTCATCGCTCGTCAGGTGACCTCGAACATCCGCGAGTTGGAGGGCGCGCTCGTCCGGGTGATCGTGTACGCCAGCATGAACAATACTGCTCTCGATCGGCAGACTGCGGCCCACGCACTATCCGACGTCTTCACTCAAGGCGACATGAGTGTGACGATGGACGACGTGCTCAGGGCGACGGCCCGACAGTTCGAGGTGGAGGCAGCCGACATCAAGTCGAAGGGAAGGCGTCAGGAGCTGGTGCTTCCTCGCCAGGTAGCCATGTACCTGATCCGTGAGCTCACCAGCCACTCCTACCCCGAGATCGGCCAGTTCTTCTCGGGTCGCGACCATTCGACCGTCATGTACGCGGTACAGAAGGTCACCGACCGCCTCGAGGGCGACGGGGGGTTGAACGCGCGGATCAGGTCGATCCGCGACGAAATCGGTTGAACAGACCGGCAGAAAGGACGAGTCGGAACGACCACTGGCAGAAGCTATCCAGCGGTCGTTCCTCTCTTCGCACGGTCGTCGCGACCGGAGCCTGTGGACAACCGTGCTGAAAAGTTGTGGAGAAGCTGTGGACCCGGGTGTGGAGTAAGCGTGCCCGACACGCCTTGTGAAAACGTGTGGACAAGATCGGACATTCTCCACAGCCACCCCCTACTTATCCACAGTGTTCTCAACAGCCGGATCTTCGTGAGGTACAGCCCAGCCGACCCTTTTCCACAGTTTCCACAACACCTACTATTACTGTCGTTTCCACTCTTCGAGACCGAAATTCCAGTCCCTAGACCCTCACCCGTTGGTTTCCGATCGCTCAGGATCATCGAGGAAAGAAAGGGCTCCTCGTTTCAAGGATCGGGAGCAACCAGTGAGAGGGAGAGGGGCTTGTGATACTGCTTGGCTAAGGAGGAAGCTTCGCCGGCAGCGGCCGAGCAGGGGCGACACGTGAGCCCCCGAGAGGGTATGCTCTGTGCGGCATGGCCCCGGGAGTTATCTGATGAAGGTCCACGTATCTAAGAATCATCTGGCCGACGTATTGGGACACGTGGAGCGGATCGTGCCGGCACGCTCGTCCAACCCTGGCCTCAGCCTGGTAAAGCTGGAGCTCGCGGAAGACTCGCTCATATTCAGCGGCTCGAACATGGACATGGACATCGAGACGCGCGTCACGGCAGATGTGACCGGGGAGGGTGCCGTCGCGGTACCGGCCCAGGTCTTCGGCCAGGTCGTTCGAGCGCTGCCGGGGGACCAGGTCGAGCTGAGCCTCGACGAGAAGGAGATGGAGATCGTCTCCGGGCCCTACTCGACGAAGCTTCAGCTGGTAGACGCCTCGCAGGCGCCGGTCATAAACTTCACCGATGACTTCGGTGGGGAGCTGGATGGCGCCGACCTCGTCACGGCGCTCTCGAACGTCCGTTATGCCGCTGCGACCGCCGACTACCAGGCGATCTTCCGGGGAGTCAAGCTGGAGTTGGCCGACAACCATACCAGGGCCGTGGCGAGCGATGGATTCCGCTTAGCCTACTACCACCTCGACAGCTCCAGCGGACTCGATGCCAACCTCGTCCTGCCCGCCCGTAGCGTCGAGGAGCTGGTGAGAATTCTCGATGACGGAGCCGCGCGCCTGGCGGTAGGCGAAGGACAGCTGATGATTGCCACGCCCTCCACTCGCCTGAACGTGAAGCTGATGGAGGGTAGTTTTCCCGACTACGAGCGAGTGATCCCCTCCTCCTTCCCGGTGAGCGTCACTACGAACGCCAAAGCGTTGAGTGAAGCTGTATCGCGGGTGGCGCTCATGGCAGACCGCACGACCAACAATCGTGTGGACATGTTCGTCAAGGACGGCACCATGCAGATCACGGCCGAGGGCGCCTTCGGACGCGCCCAGGAAGCTGTGACCGTCAACCAGGAGGGGAGCGATCCCGAGATCGCCGTGGCGTTCAACGCCAAGTACCTGGTGGATGCGGTCTCGCCGCTCACCGGCCAGGTCAGCATCTCACTCTCGCGCGAGACGGCCCCGAGCGTGATGGTGAACCCGGAGAAGCCAGGCTACCTGGCGATGGTGGTACCTCTCCGTACAGGCTAGTTGCGGCGGCCCACGCCGCCTGCATGCAGAGCTGGGGTCCGCAGGAGGACAGTCATGACTCGCATCGAAGACATCCGTGCCCTCGAACTGCTCGACTCCCGGGGAAATCCGACGGTTGGCGCCACCGTTCGCCTGGAGAGTGGCGCCGAAGGCACGGCGCTAGTTCCTTCGGGAGCCTCCACAGGAGCCCATGAGGCGGTCGAACTGCGCGATGGCGGCAGCCGCTACCTGGGCAAGGGGGTGAGCAAGGCGGTAAGCAACGTCAATGAGACGATAGCGGCGGAACTGATCGGCATGGACGCCTTCGACCAGATCGCCCTGGATCGAGCGATGCTCGCCCTGGACGGCACCCCTAACAAGGCGCGGCTCGGCGCCAACGCGATCCTTGCGGTGTCGCTTGCGGCGGCCAGGGCTGTTGCCGCCACACTCGACGTGCCGCTGTACCGATACCTGGGCGGCCCGGCTGCCCGGGTGTTGCCGGTCCCCATGATGAACGTGATCAACGGTGGCAAGCACGCGGACAACCGGGTGGACATGCAGGAGTTCATGCTCGCCCCGCTAGGTTTCGACAGCTTCCGCGAGGCGCTGCGGGCCGGGGTCGAGACGTTCCACAACCTCAAGAAGGTGCTCTCGGCCCGGGGCTACGACACCAACGTTGGGGATGAGGGCGGTTTCGCTCCCGATCTGGCAAGCAACGAGGAAGCGGTCGAAGTGATCCTCGAGGCGATCGAGAAGGCCGGTTACGAGCCCGGCGCCCAGATAGCCGTCGGGCTCGATCCCGCATCTACCGAGTTCTTCGACGGCAGCAACTACCGTCTTGCGGCCGAGGACAGGACCCTGAGCAGCAGTGAGATGATCGGCTACTGGGGTGAATGGGTGGAGCGGTATCCGATAGTCTCGATCGAGGACGGCTTGGCCGAGGACGATTGGAGCGGCTGGGCCGAGCTCACCAGAACCCTCGGCGACCGCACCCAGCTGGTGGGCGATGACCTGTTCGTGACCAATGTCGAGCGCCTCGGACGGGGGATAGCGGAAGGGGTAGGCAACGCCATCCTCGTCAAGGTGAACCAGATCGGAACACTGACCGAGGCGTTGGAGGCGATCGAGTTGGCGAAGGCCAGCGGGTACCGGGCGATGATCAGTCACCGCTCGGGGGAGACCGAGGACGACTTCATCGCCGATCTCGCGGTCGCGGTCAATGCCGGTCAGATAAAGACCGGTTCCGCCAGCCGCAGCGACAGGCTCGCGAAGTACAACAGGCTCCTGGCCATCGAGAACGAGCTCGGTGACGCGGCCCTCTACCTGGGCGGGAAGGCGTTCCGAGGGTGAGCCCCCGCCGTACCAAGATCGTGGCCACGCTGGGCCCCGTCACCAGCAACAAGGAGATGATCGTCGACCTCATAGAGGCCGGCGTCAACGTTTTCCGTCTCAACTTCTCGCACGGCACCCGAGAGGTGCACCGCGAGAACATCGAGATGATCCGTACCGAGAGCGAGCGGCTCGGCAGATCCGTTGGCGTGCTGCAGGATCTGCAGGGACCCAAGATCAGGACCGGCACCTTCACGGACGGCCGCGTCTTGCTGGAGGTAGGCTCCCGGTTCGACTTCACCTGCGATGACGATTCGCCCGGCGACTCGAAACGGGTCGGCGTCACCTACAAGGGTCTCTGCAACGACGTGAAGATCGGTGACACGCTGCTGCTCGACGACGGCCGCCTGGCGGTTCAGGTCACCGCTCTCAAGGGACCCCGCATCGAGACCGAGGTGACGCTGGGTGGTGTCCTGTCGAACAACAAGGGGATCAACATCCCCGGCGCCGACCTGAGCATCCCCGCACTAACCGACAAGGATGTCGAAGACCTCCTCTACGGGGCGGAACTCGAGGTCGACTGGGTGGCGATAAGCTTCGTGCGCTCGCGCGACGACCTGCTCCTGGCGAGGCACTACCTCGCGCGTGCCGGTTCGAGCGCCAAGTTGATGGCGAAGATCGAGAAGCCGGGTGCGGTGCAGCGGTTCGACGAGATCCTCAGTGAAGTGGACGGAGTGATGGTCGCCAGGGGAGACCTGGGTGTCGAGATGCCTCCGGAGCGGGTGCCGCTCATCCAGAAGCGACTCGTCCGCGCCTGCGTCGAAGCAGGGAAGCCGGTGGTTACGGCTACCCAGATGCTCGAATCGATGATCCAGAATCCCACTCCGACAAGAGCGGAAGCCAGCGATGTCGCCAACGCCATCTACGATGGCACTGACGCGATCATGCTCTCGGCAGAGACGGCGGTGGGATCGTACCCGGTGGAAGCCG of the Trueperaceae bacterium genome contains:
- the pyk gene encoding pyruvate kinase → MSPRRTKIVATLGPVTSNKEMIVDLIEAGVNVFRLNFSHGTREVHRENIEMIRTESERLGRSVGVLQDLQGPKIRTGTFTDGRVLLEVGSRFDFTCDDDSPGDSKRVGVTYKGLCNDVKIGDTLLLDDGRLAVQVTALKGPRIETEVTLGGVLSNNKGINIPGADLSIPALTDKDVEDLLYGAELEVDWVAISFVRSRDDLLLARHYLARAGSSAKLMAKIEKPGAVQRFDEILSEVDGVMVARGDLGVEMPPERVPLIQKRLVRACVEAGKPVVTATQMLESMIQNPTPTRAEASDVANAIYDGTDAIMLSAETAVGSYPVEAVRMMDRIARSVEADDSYQTNMREHYPKPDETTADAVSLGACQMAFNLNANLIVTFTSSGTTAMRVSRNRPASPILAITPSERAFRQMSVVWGVIPHRSNEIHSTDEMVTVASQAIKELGLGLVDSRFVITAGVPFGMRGTTNLIRVEKMQ
- the mnmG gene encoding tRNA uridine-5-carboxymethylaminomethyl(34) synthesis enzyme MnmG; its protein translation is MSSSRFDAIVVGGGHAGIEAAHAVARLGGSAALVLPNPDRIGLMPCNPAIGGPGKSQLVFEIEALGGVMGRLADATAIHARTLNGSKGPAVQSLRVQNERDGYAAAARELIESTIGIEIVRGEVAALLVDGGEVAGCALTDGRELDAPSVVLCTGTFLAGVVWYGKMRREAGRQGEAPARHLSKSLRATGHDLLRFKTGTPPRIRADSVDFEVLQVVPPDDPANSFTGNPGPRATESPTWLTHTTRETHRLIEENLAESPMYSGDIAGTGPRYCPSIEDKVVRFADKDRHLLFVEPDGVETSEVYLQGFSSSLPPVLQDDMIRTLPGFEKAVIQRYAYAVEYDALDPTQLDVTLMSKRLPGLFSAGQINGTSGYEEAAAQGLIAGVNAARRARGLGAVTVRRDEGYIGVLLDDLVRWGIDEPYRMLTSRNEYRLLHRQDNATERLLPRGHEWGLVGDDRLAASQRSQSRVMHEVERLGTVRVGGESGAKLLSRPGMGYRDVVAKVGEPEGPLSRKEEERVEILVKYAAYIERSRRELEKRQEYEALELTGIDYGSVQSLSNEGRDVLRRSRPATLGAAQRLRGVRDSDVTALLVHVKRKSVSRETVAG
- a CDS encoding helix-turn-helix domain-containing protein: MSVEVKPCPVHAAIDLLQTKWTLHLIRCLLDGPAGFNELSRAAGGCNPTTLAQRLEHLCRLGLVEKTVISTMPPKTSYALTNEGARLEQVIGAIEGWAREFDEPLVAAATTP
- a CDS encoding ParA family protein, with translation MPTIGVINQKGGVGKTTTAVNLASALAARRRILLVDLDPQANASSGLGITAPERTIYDVLVGRVPARQAVLHYGDQGLYVIPASADLAGAAVEFDASTENMQLLARTLIGVRPNYDFIIVDAPPSMGALTLNSLAAADLLIVPLQTEYYALEGIAGMLDTVSRVQSGLNRDLTILGILLTMFDTRTKLSQQVEDNVRAHLGPQVFETVIPRSIRLAEAPSYGQPIFDYAPGSTGAEAYLQLAEEVLRRVSQT
- a CDS encoding RsmG family class I SAM-dependent methyltransferase, whose translation is MKQSLAESLERYVGLIRKYHRSLDLMSEAAVTDIDKMVAEALRYGDLVESLSPAPCQVIDLGSGVGLPGIPMALRLPRHQLTLVERRRRRAAFLRIAVSQLGMENVSVQQGDVLEMSSPCAEVIVAQAVGTLKEVFVSTRHLHGEKVWLVSRKGGGWREEVSEVEAQTGSAVDECREEPLSTHGTLVAVLVSGGSACPPSG
- the dnaA gene encoding chromosomal replication initiator protein DnaA — protein: MSRETAIWEDILDFVQDQIPDVEFRTWFKQVKPLGIEEGTFMIGVPHSFARDWLKNHYGGVLEQALKDLGASSPRVGFQVVPFQTNEQQNLFAGDGGTDKSSNGEEAKRAKAPKPVLNPKYVFSNFVVGPNNNLAHAAALAVAEAPGRAYNPLFLYGQAGLGKTHLMHAVGHSVADRFADLQVEYVTTETFTNDLISAIREDRMTQFRERYRSIDLLLVDDVQFIAGKERTQEEFFHTFNALYESGKQIILSSDRPPKDIPTLENRLRSRFEWGLITDIQPPELETRIAILNMNAEYRGVKLPNEVIDFIARQVTSNIRELEGALVRVIVYASMNNTALDRQTAAHALSDVFTQGDMSVTMDDVLRATARQFEVEAADIKSKGRRQELVLPRQVAMYLIRELTSHSYPEIGQFFSGRDHSTVMYAVQKVTDRLEGDGGLNARIRSIRDEIG
- a CDS encoding malate dehydrogenase, with the protein product MKQPVRVAVTGAAGQIGYALHFRIAAGDMLGKDQPVILQLLEITPAMKALEGVVMELNDAAFPLLHGVETSDDANVAFRGAQLALLVGSRPRGPGMERKDLLEANGKIFTVQGRALNDHAARDVKVLVVGNPANTNALIAMSSAPSLAPEQFSAMTRLDHNRAKSQLAGKTGARVADIRKMVIWGNHSSTQVPDLDFATVDGRPAAELVPREWVTEEFIPRVQKRGAEIIEARGASSAASAAAAAIDHVRDWVHGTADDDWVSMAVPSQGQYGISKGVIYSFPVTVRNGRAEVVEGLEPSDDVRERMKRTEAELLEEREAVADLL
- the dnaN gene encoding DNA polymerase III subunit beta, whose protein sequence is MKVHVSKNHLADVLGHVERIVPARSSNPGLSLVKLELAEDSLIFSGSNMDMDIETRVTADVTGEGAVAVPAQVFGQVVRALPGDQVELSLDEKEMEIVSGPYSTKLQLVDASQAPVINFTDDFGGELDGADLVTALSNVRYAAATADYQAIFRGVKLELADNHTRAVASDGFRLAYYHLDSSSGLDANLVLPARSVEELVRILDDGAARLAVGEGQLMIATPSTRLNVKLMEGSFPDYERVIPSSFPVSVTTNAKALSEAVSRVALMADRTTNNRVDMFVKDGTMQITAEGAFGRAQEAVTVNQEGSDPEIAVAFNAKYLVDAVSPLTGQVSISLSRETAPSVMVNPEKPGYLAMVVPLRTG
- a CDS encoding ParB/RepB/Spo0J family partition protein, with the protein product MSAKPRGLGRGLDALLPKAERAPQTLPLDQIRPAPGQPRKVFDPAAIAELSASIAEKGVLQPLLVRPVEGGYEIVAGERRYRAAKEAGLEAVPVVVRELDDQAALEIAIVENLQREDLNPVEEARAFQQLLEFGASQEDVGRAVGKSRSAIANSLRLLSLPPQALAALESGKISAGHARAILAQPEADRAWALQTIIEKQLTVRQAEALRRPSGKRPRDVSDGRYRSLEEELARHAGTRVRVTGGKRGKIELHFHSEDELQRLLELLGYEA
- the eno gene encoding phosphopyruvate hydratase, which gives rise to MTRIEDIRALELLDSRGNPTVGATVRLESGAEGTALVPSGASTGAHEAVELRDGGSRYLGKGVSKAVSNVNETIAAELIGMDAFDQIALDRAMLALDGTPNKARLGANAILAVSLAAARAVAATLDVPLYRYLGGPAARVLPVPMMNVINGGKHADNRVDMQEFMLAPLGFDSFREALRAGVETFHNLKKVLSARGYDTNVGDEGGFAPDLASNEEAVEVILEAIEKAGYEPGAQIAVGLDPASTEFFDGSNYRLAAEDRTLSSSEMIGYWGEWVERYPIVSIEDGLAEDDWSGWAELTRTLGDRTQLVGDDLFVTNVERLGRGIAEGVGNAILVKVNQIGTLTEALEAIELAKASGYRAMISHRSGETEDDFIADLAVAVNAGQIKTGSASRSDRLAKYNRLLAIENELGDAALYLGGKAFRG